CCTCTTTTGtattttgtggtggtggtggtgttataAATTGTTTTGTGTGATATTAAGATAGCTAttgtagctttcttttggtttttatttaccTGGCATGTCTTTTTCCATTCTTGTATCTTACCTCTAGTATGGAAGTTTGCTTCTTTATTAGTAATTTTAAACTCTTTGCATTTCTTGAAAGCACTATTGTTTTTGGACTTAATtgctattttataatttattgtactttcttttctctttttttgctttccATTAAATAAATCAAGTTGTCTTCTGCTGGTATCAAAGTTACTGCATTCTGTTGTTTGTTATTATGTTAAATGGGCTCATAACCTAATACCTAAGTTTATTTACCCATATTGATTTCTTAAATTTAGTGATGtctgtattatttataaatacacgTTCTCTAGTCCGCCTTTTTTTCCATCAAGGCAACAGTAAGATTTACCAAGATATTTGGCCACCTATATTTATAtagtaatttcttatttttttttttaactttctcagaAATGATCTTTAATGAATGTATTGAGTATCTCTGGCATATTTCCTGAAGCCTGATATGCctcatacaatttttattttgtcttcatatttGAATAGTTTGGCTTATAAAATTGTAAGTGCAGAGTTCTTAAATAAAAGTTCATCTCTTCTtgtatatggtgttttcttttGAAGCCTGATGTCAGATTCCTTTTCCTGTGTAGGTTTTTCATTGAACACATGTAGAATTTTCTTTGGTCTTTGATATTCATGAATCTCATTAACCTAAGGGTTAGAGTAAGGATTTCCATATTACTTTAACTCTGagaaatttattattcatttattcagatatCCACCTCCCTTCTGTCTTTCAGCTATTGCTACTTTCGTCATCCAAGTCataatttttctgtctttcctctgcctttctgGAGAGCTTTTGAACGTTAATGGACTTCCTTAGTTAAACCTATCCTGTTTATCCtatttgttggtttatttattttagctactttatttttcatatttaatatttctacttTGTTTTAGGTTTCTTGGTCTTGTTTCTTCTCTcatctctttaaatatatttatattattttgtctaATAATACGGCTTCCGatgataaatatttcattctttcattaaaatttatactCCGTAAGGGTTTAGTTACTCTGGCTGTAGAGCTCAGGCTCACTGATTGATAACAGTTAGTCCCCAGTAATGATTATTGAGGGAAGAATAAAGATCAGGCTCTGGTTTGTGACAGTCCcaatggaatttaagaaaaggGATTGGAATGAACCTAAGGAGAGCTCCAGTTACTTCAGACTCAGTTTGCTGTCAATTCCAGGCAATTGTTTTTGCTGCTTTTGGGGAGGAGGCGGTCTCCTTTGGTTGTAATCCATTGTACCTGGATTGGGGGGGTGGAGGAATGAGTGCTTGTAGGCTCTCAGCCAGACACTGACTGTTGTAAGGCAAGTGCAGAATTTCAAAAGCTTTCTTTGAACCTGTCTTCACTGCTACCCATTCTGCCCATTCCCTCCCTTTTCCAGGTTGCAGTTCACTCTGTACAGTTGTTAGTCTTACTCAGAAGTTGCTCGTagtatgtgtgtgcttgtgtgtgtgtgagtcccTGAAATAGTTGTTTTCTTCTTGGTTCTGAAGTTTCTAGGGTTGAATTTTTCTGAGGTAcagtgtgggggtgggcagcACCCCATGCTGTTTCATTTCCTTGACAAAAcaaactttttacttttaattataagaaaaaaaaattatctgtagaTAATTTTTTACTTCTGATTATCATAACTATAAAGTAGTGGTTaactaagaaaattatttgatttacaGCAATCTGCCTATGGCAGGAAATTCTAACCTGGATTCTGTATCTGTTGTATAGATCCCTGAAGTTAGATAAATTTTGAGTGAACATTTTTTGGGTGGTAGGGGGATTCATAAGTTGAATCATAACTTCAGGGGGCCTATATTATACCCTATAGTAAATTGTATGatttgtgaattatatctcaaagctgttattaaaaatcCCTTCATGAAAtacaacattcttttttaaatataaatataaattctaaatagagactaaaatagaaaataatggtGTAGGATACCAtccttttttctaatataatatcCTTTTCCCTAAAAATAGCTGGTGTGGGTGAGATaatgcctacttttttttttaaatctaggttATTGTCCTTATTCTCAGTTAGGATGGTCAGTCCATGACTTTTTAACTTCCTAAGATAGACTGTTTTACAGCTTAAATGCCAGCACTGACAAGTCTAATGCTGAACTTGATTATAATGAAAGATTTAGGGttgatttgatttacattttcttatcacAACTTACTGTATCTGTTTAAGTGTTCACTTTTGAACTATTTTATAGTCAAGAAGTCCATGTATTTATGTTTCTTGAATTTTAATTGCTTTGAGTATACCTTTTGCTTCAAATAGGAAACCTATCATTCACTAACTTTTATGCTTTACTTTTCAATATGATAGAAGTGTGACTTGTGTTTACTGTGATGCTGTGTAACTGGTGCGTTCCAACCTTTCAGCTTGCCTAGGGTAGTTAAAAGACGAGTGAATGCTCTCAAAAATCTTCAAGTTAAATGTGCACAGATAGAAGCCAAATTCTATGAGGAAGTTCATGATCTTGAAAGAAAGTATGCTGTTCTCTATCAGCCTCTATTTGATAAGGTAATGCTttctactgttttattttctttatctaaaattTGAGATTATAATAAAGCTCTGGAAATATAAACAAACTTGCAGGTGGTTTAGTCTTTAGACCTCTCAGCAAATGGTTATTAGAGGTAATTGGGAAAACTGTCAGTAGCAATTCAAGTTGTGGTATGCATTCATTAAATCTATACACATCTTTAATGAGAAACAATTAGTTTCTGGCTTGGATGTCAGTGTTTTTATGcaagctttttttattttaatcctttcagCGATTTGAGATCATTAATGCAATTTATGAACCTACGGAAGAAGAATGTGAATGGAAACCAGATGAGGAGGATGAAATTTCGGTTGGTACCAACTTTAATTTAGTGTGTTTTTATaccttggaaatattttattgtaagatTCATGGTGAGTTAACAATAATCAGAACAGATGAGCCACTGTTAGCCCTGGTACCATCTGTACCCAAAGTCATTTTTCCCTtacattttttagtatttaaattttatagattATATAAACTTTTCCTTTGAACTTCATGATGACCTGCAAaggtttgttcttgtttttcacaTGATGAAATGGAGGCTTCTAATGACTTGGCTACAATTAATAAATGGCAGGGTTGTGACACAAATACAGTGTTCTATTACATGACTCTGTTTCCCCAGCATTGCTATTTTAATGTTGGTTGATAAGGAGAACGTAATGTTTTGATCAAGAACACCAAGGGGTGAGGAATTGGGcaaagtttatatttattttattttttttccctgaagctttaaaatgttttcctgtaaAACTTTCCCTATAGTTCATAGGTTCTCTCTTAGTGGTTCTCTTTTGGAGGGGTATGGTAGTAGCAATATTTATAGAAGTACAGTTTGGTATGAGTATAACAGCAGTGTTTACACAATTGGACTAGAACTTCGTTGATTGAAAGTTGCAATTGGTGATTGAGGATTTGTTGGTTTCTGTACTTCACCGCTGGGTATAAGTTAGGGGATGGGTAAGATCTTATCAAGTAGTCTGATTTAGGAATTCAGTAACATAATGCTGTCATTTATCAAGGAGGAGCTGAAAGAAAAAGCCAAGattgaagatgagaaaaaggatgaagaaaaagaagacccCAAGGGAATTCCTGAATTCTGGTTGACTGTTTTTAAGAACGTTGACTTGCTCAGTGATATGGTTCAGGTAATTTTACTCATAAAAACATCAGTTTGCTTTAAAGGGTAAAAACCTTTGAAATTTAAGTGGCTGGGATGACTAGTCTCCATCATTGACCTCTATAGAATGATTGCTGTCTTTTGAAACCTGTTACCTGTAGGAGGAAAATTGGATCTTTGATGAATGTAATAAATTCTAAATCATTTTCAAAGATTAGATAATGAAGTGGCCCTTTGACAGTTACATTGAGCAATGTTTTGTCATAGTCTTATGTCTTCTGTGTTTAAGTGCTTGGTATTAGAGATTGGAGGGAGgaaacttaaaatttcatttatcttacCCAAAAAGACCTTTTCAGTCTGAAACAAATATTCCAAGGGacgtttgcattttaaaagaataacataaaGATCTTTAACTCTTAAAGTTGTCACTTTTTCTGGGAATCCAACACAGATGTCACtttttctgggaaactttttGTATCCTAATCAGAAGCATTTCTTGAGCCACTACTGTGTGCATTATAGTACTTGTTGCCTTATAGTGTGATTGTTGAAAgttaaaggcaagaaaaagaaatctcaaaacaaTGACTGCTTATTGCGTTTCTACTTTGGCAAAGTAGGAAAGGACCTAGCATAATGAAAGGAACAAGAAGCAGctggaaaaggaaatgtttttaaagcaaacatGCCTGAGTTAGACTTGGTTTTATATTCTTCAGCCCATTCAGTCTGATGATGATGTAATTCTCTGTTAAGTCACTTTTTTTCTACCATTGCCAGTAGAAATAAGTAGAACTTATAAGTAAACTAGCTTTAGTATAAGCCATTATCTGGAGAGTAGGCCTTATGGTTCATAAGTGTTACATAAAGCCTCACTATAAATGTTTCAGCTAAATGTTTATTGTCCAGTAATAGCACACTGATCCTAAAATGCCATGTTAGatactcattttaatattttcttaatttgcaGGAACATGATGAACCTATTTTGAAGCACTTGAAAGATATTAAAGTGAAGTTCTCAGATGCTGGCCAGCCCATGGTAAAagaactttgaaatatttttagttctGTAACATTAGAtgtttatagatatagatatatggaaCTTTCTAAAAAGAAGGTGATATTCTAAGCCTAGAGATGGGTGAGAAAGAAGTTAAAACTCATACTTGGTACTCTTTAATTGTTGGTAGGCAATAAATGTTTGGATGTTGGTAATTGTGATGTagaatttattccttttcctccctctgaacataaaactgtttttgaaatataGTAAGTCCttgataaaaatagataaaaaaataatagcacccTAAATACTTACTCTGTCTTAAAAGGCATGTGTCTGGGGATTACATAAAACAGAAGATGTTAGAGGGCCCCCGCTTCCCCATGATGAAAGATCAGCTACTAGCTTCTCCCAAAAACCATCAGTGTTATGTGAAGTATGGGCAAAACTACTATAGACTATACACTCTTCTATTGTGTGTAGTAAAGTTCCTCTGTCAAATTCGGGTTAGAAGATGATTTAAAGTCCTCTTTGTGAggatggaaggaggaaagagTACTTGGTCAGTTTATTCAGTTGTTCTAACCAATTTTATAAACATGTTACTAAATAGAAATTGTAAGCTGAGCTAagttttattcagttttattttgtgtcttgttttgcctttttaaacataatttggGGTTTATCTGACCCTTTGCCAGAACAGGAAAGGCATTATCACCTAGAAGTTTATGTGTTTATAAAAATCAACAGattgaattttaatatatgtgaTGTAGGAACTTCATTagtgtttactttttttattttattttttttaagagttttgtcTTAGAATTTCACTTTGAACCCAATgaatatttcacaaatgaagtGTTGACAAAGACATATAGGATGAGGTCAGAACCAGATGATTCTGATCCCTTTTCTTTCGATGGACCAGAAATTATGGGTTGTACAGGGTGagtttaattttactactttcacagaatattcttttttgttttacttgtgaTTTGTGATATTTGGTATTTCCTAGTGTATACTTGATACATAGTTTATCTCTAAACATTTCAGATTAAGTGTTTTCTTAGCACACCTATTTTCCTGGAATTCTCTTTGGCTTATAGTATTACACTTCTTCAAAGGAGAACACACTTCAATTTATTGTATTGTGAATTTCTGCTAATTGTCaatgtatttatagaaaaatgtgtttagaaataaaattttctctttatattgcTATCAAAAGCATGTGAGCCACTTTTTCCCTctaaaatttgtaattaaaaataatatttggggcacttgggtggctcagttaagcttccgactcttggtttaggctcaggtcataatctcagggttgtgagatggaactcCGGGTCCCAGcccagagtctacttgagattttttccccttctgctcctccccctactcacgcGCATGTGCTCttgttcttcttctctctctcgctcactctctgtaaaataaaatctttttaaaaaataaatacagtacttaATTAGATAAATCTTCGCTCTTCCAGCAATTAAGCATAGTATGATAATTGTGATAAATTCTTCCCTTTGTTTTGCAAGGTGCCAGATAgattggaaaaaaggaaagaatgtcacTTTGAAAACCattaagaagaaacagaaacacaaggGACGTGGGACAGTTCGTACTGTGACCAAAACTGTTTCCAATgactctttctttaatttttttgcccCTCCTGAAGGTAAATAGTGTTTTAGTTTGGGTATTAATGGTTGTTTTATTATAagctttctttaatttcttactcATTTGAATTTCTCTTCTCAATTTTGCAGTTCCTGAAAGTGGAGATCTGGTAAGTTAAATTGTTATCTATTTGTTGAATTGTTCACTATGAAATTAAAGAACTGGTTCTCAGAAGCGGGGAGTTGGATAGTTGCTACTCGAATTTTTTTCTGAGGCTTGCAATGCATGGAGAAGACCTTTATgcatctgaaattatttcattcagAATGCCTGTAGTGCTTCCATTGAGAAATGCTGAGAGGCTAAAGGCTTTTCTTTTGAGGCTTGGAAGTATTTTTGGGGGGATTCAGGCTCTTAAGATGATAGTTTTCTTACTGAAACtagtatgtattaaatatatcatttgtaCTATTTATTTACTAAAACTCCTAACCACATTTTGGTTAGAACTCTCTGTATTTGTTACTCCAGTGGAAACATGGTTTCGTATTGTGGCCATGTGTTATGTGACCGTATGAGCCAAGAGCTGCAATGGTGCCTGTGCACAGCCTGGAATGCTGTGTAGGCAGGATGTAAGCTACGTAGGTTTTGAATCTGCTCTTCTGTTGGCcagattttttaactttttaactccGATAGTTTAGTAGTTTTGTACATACGGAATTAGAAGGTATGTTTGTTTTGAACACTTTTGAATTGGAATAGTTTTGGCTAAGGCTAAGACCAGATCTGTAAAAGGCAAGTATTTCTGCCTGTAAAGAGTGGTAAGTGGTTTGATTCAAAATGTCGTTTGTGGGACAAAAAAGGGGACTGTATAGCAGCACCTGAATTTTAGGTAGAACTACTTAAGAACACTGTAGTAGAGTTTCATGCTATTTTCATGTCAGTGAGTGGGTTGGGAGTTTGTGTTGAAGTgactttttttaattctgttgtcAAATATTTATGGTAAGAAAACAGTCTTGAGTAGTTATAGCTAGAACACCTCCACCTGTGATTACAGGTCTTTCCCTCAAAGTCCACTGCccccttttgtgtttttttggctGTTTATTATAGTGGATTATGCTGATGAATCAAAATAAATACTCATGGAATGTTTACTCATTGTTTGGTATCATGGAACTTAAATGGgattatttgaattttgaataatGTCAGCACCATTTCTGTGTTGTGCTTTGTCATTAAGTAGAAATCCTAGATTGACTTAGTATTAAGTAGGATTCTATCTCATTTGGCATTATGCATACAAAAACTGCTTCTGTACTATCTTTAAGGAAATGTGAGTGATCCTCCGTGTTCTTTCATTATGTGCCGTATGCCTAATATTATATAAGTCCTGAGATTCCTTCTTAGTATTGTTCCATTTGGTGTTTtcaataatgaatatttataagaaaattaaaggggcgcctgggtggctcagttggttaagcaactgccttcggctcaggtcatgatcccagagtccgggatcccgcatcaggctccctgctcagcagggagtctgcttctccctctgaccctcctccctctcatgctctctgtctctcattctctctctcgcaaataaataaaatctaaaaaaaaaaaagaaaaaaaaaagaaaattaaagtcgTGTAACAaagttgcttttatattttaagtcaaaAAACTAAGCAATAACcagttctgatttttattttcccaaaattcTCTGAGTATGTACACTGACTTggtagctttctttttattaaaccTGAGGTATATATCGATGACTGTTTAATCACACACAtaagctaattttaaaatgacagaaagTTAAAAGTGACGTTGAATGTTGTTTCATAGAATTTAAACCCAAGAGTCTTGCATGTGCCTAATTAACAGTTATTaaattttgtgcctttttttcttaaaaaaaaaaaacaaaacaaaacaggatgatGATGCTGAAGCTATCCTTGCTGCAGACTTTGAAATTGGTCACTTTTTACGTGAGCGTATAATCCCAAGATCAGTGTTATACTTTACTGGAGAAGCTAtcgaagatgatgatgatgatgtgagtGAATCTGAATCCTGCAGTGAAATCATTTGGTGAGGGTATGATGGTCACAGCTGGTGAGCAGTTAAACGAAcagatgtaattttttaaaaaacagaataattcaAAGGCTAATTACTGATGTTCTATAGATAACTTTCctgaattgttttaaatatgtcTTCTTAGGATCTTTGGtagcttttattttcctgctaATAGGAAGACTGCTCTGAATTAGTGCAGCTTTACTGTGTTTGGTCAGTGTTGTAGATGTATTATGCTCTTGTCTTTGACCAAACAAAAcctaagatattttttattacttttaaaaatactaggaAGCATAGAATTTTTATCCAAAGGAATATTAAGCAACAATTAAGGTAAAACTAGGCTGCCCTCAAATATTTTGGCTATCTTTATTGCTAAATGTCAGTCATGCGAATAGATTTAGGGCCTTTTTGTGCTGTGTGTTTGCATAAGTACAGGCAAGTAATATTTATAGTAATAGTTGTATGATCACACGCACAATTGTactgtattctttattttaacttttaaaattgtcaGATTTAGATAATGGCCCTGAATTGATTCCCGCAgccatttaatttataattaattgcCTTAAGGAAAGTATTTTGCTCTTTTTAGATATTAATGGAGACAAGATGGCTGTAACTAATGCTATTCTCAAATGTTTGTTAGCTTCATTCAAACTtcatccttttttccctttttagtaTGATGAAGAAGGTGAAGAAGCAGATGAGGTAATGTTTACCAAATGAGCAAATAATTCTGTTTAACACATTGAGAAGCAAATTGAGTGACTTATGTATTCCTTTGCTATAATCATTATTCTGTGATACGGGATATAaaccttttggaaaaaaatacgGTTTTAGAATTCTACAGCCAAACAATGTATGTATGaggtttcaataaataaattgcaaaactcagaacattttttttatttcaaataattctgTTCTGCTGCAGGGTTATCAGCTCTTTGAAGAAGTCAAAAGCTGCAGTAAACTTTTTCAACGTTGGCTGCAGtaaatcttttcaataaaagcTCTCTGGATGTCTCAAGTTGTGTTGGGAAATTTTTCATATTAGAAGCTTTCAATTAAATTGCATTTTCACCCTACTCTGTAATCATGAAAATCTTTTGACCCATAGAGTAACTTGTATTAAAATTTCTCCATACGTTATGAGCCATTTCTTTCTACTGTGTACCTACTTCATGGATGCATTTTGAACTTTAATataggaaggggaagaagaaggagatgaGGAAAATGATCCAGACTATGACTCAAAGGTGAGCAAAATTAGTGCTGCTTTCTATTAAATTTAAGGCAGGTTAAATAAGAGTTGATGTTTCttaatataaagtttatttttgtccATTAAACTCTTTAATATATCCTATTGCCTGGAGATGAATGTATAGTCCACTTTAATCCCCACTGGCATTTCAACAGTACATGAAATTTCAATGCACATTTCctgagaagttttatttttggttctgaCTTTGTATTTTACTTAGTTTCAGGCTAAATAAACCCTAAGATTCTATTTTAGTGTACATTatcttgggctttttttttttttttttagattttattatttgagagggagagcacgcacgaggtgggggtggtgcagagggagagggagaagtgtgCTCCCAACTGAACAGAGCCCGATGCCTGGCTTTAACCCCTGACCCTGAccttcagatcatgacctgagctgaaggcagacccttaaccgactgcgccaccagggtgccctgggcttttttttttttttttaaacagttttttagaagcattttatttttcaaagatgtaggggggggacagagggaaagggagagagagagagtgagcgagcagggagtcctcaagcagattccctgccctAGACTgcctgagggggaggggggcggggcagaactctgggcttgatcccaggaccctgagattatgacctgagcctaagtcaagAGTTGGCATtgaactgactgagtcacccaggcaccccttagaaGCATTTGAAATTACTTAACTGCTTGTGTTCTTAGGTTTTCCTTCCAAAGGATAGCTTTATAAACAAAGGtcagtttttaaataatctgATTGCAGCAGTGTTTGGGAATAGGGAAGCAGTATTGTTTGTTACGTTCTCCCAACCACCTCTGTTCTTTGAGACTCCTAATCTGTCATTCTTGGGTATTTGTCATATCAGGGTTAGTAAAGCCCTTTATCTCCCCGAAAATACATAGTACATTATCAGGATTCATTTGAAACTTTTGGTTTCTGTTAAATGCATTCGTTCATTTGCTAATTACTGTAAAAGATCCGGAAGATAACTTTAGTGAGCAGGTAAGAGAGGGgtagttaaaaattaaattaattattctAAAGGGTATGAATTAGTATGTTTGAATACTTGTAATTGATctataaaaaggcaaaaataattgGTAATATGACTAACATaaattgctttgttattttttaagattatggtTTAGTGTGTTATTTTATGGAGTTCATTCCACAATGTAAAATTTGGGCcttaattttagcatttttgtgacttgataatattttaataaataatttgccATCCTTGCTATACCATTTCTTTAATTTGGCAAAAATTTTGGTAGAACATTGAGATAATATACGATAATTACTGTTGAAAATTAACTGAAGCAGGTAGAAAAAGATAGATTGACTTGTTGTTTTCCTTTAACAGAAGGATCAAAACCCAGCAGAGTGCAAGCAGCAGTGAAGCAGGATGTATGTGGCCTTGAGGATAACCTGCACTGTAATAGCCTAAACACAACTATTATTTACTTAGAGCcttatgtttttgtattttcttggtagactcagtaattttttttaaaggaaaggaactGATAATTTTAAAGACCAATTTGTTCTACTTATCATTTCAACTCTAGTTTTTCTGCCAGATCTATTGATTGCACAAATTCTTTCACGCATGTTCATTCATCACTACATGGTTTGGTTCTTCTGGAGTAATTTTTATCATGTAACAAAGATTTTAGATTACAGCTATGAAAGTGAACAGaactgttaaacttttttttttttttttttgctttgctagtttttttcctgaagaaccaaagtatttttttcagcTGGTAGTTGAATTGGGTTTACGTTTGCTTGCACTAGCTGTGCCTTTCATTACTTTGTTGTAGAAATGCAGTGACTTAGACTAAGacaatttctca
The sequence above is drawn from the Neomonachus schauinslandi chromosome 5, ASM220157v2, whole genome shotgun sequence genome and encodes:
- the NAP1L1 gene encoding nucleosome assembly protein 1-like 1 isoform X1, coding for MADIDNKEQSELDQDLDDVEEVEEEETGEETKIKARQLTVQMMQNPQILAALQERLDGLVETPTGYIESLPRVVKRRVNALKNLQVKCAQIEAKFYEEVHDLERKYAVLYQPLFDKRFEIINAIYEPTEEECEWKPDEEDEISEELKEKAKIEDEKKDEEKEDPKGIPEFWLTVFKNVDLLSDMVQEHDEPILKHLKDIKVKFSDAGQPMSFVLEFHFEPNEYFTNEVLTKTYRMRSEPDDSDPFSFDGPEIMGCTGCQIDWKKGKNVTLKTIKKKQKHKGRGTVRTVTKTVSNDSFFNFFAPPEVPESGDLDDDAEAILAADFEIGHFLRERIIPRSVLYFTGEAIEDDDDDYDEEGEEADEEGEEEGDEENDPDYDSKKDQNPAECKQQ
- the NAP1L1 gene encoding nucleosome assembly protein 1-like 1 isoform X2 is translated as MADIDNKEQSELDQDLDDVEEVEEEETGEETKIKARQLTVQMMQNPQILAALQERLDGLVETPTGYIESLPRVVKRRVNALKNLQVKCAQIEAKFYEEVHDLERKYAVLYQPLFDKRFEIINAIYEPTEEECEWKPDEEDEISELKEKAKIEDEKKDEEKEDPKGIPEFWLTVFKNVDLLSDMVQEHDEPILKHLKDIKVKFSDAGQPMSFVLEFHFEPNEYFTNEVLTKTYRMRSEPDDSDPFSFDGPEIMGCTGCQIDWKKGKNVTLKTIKKKQKHKGRGTVRTVTKTVSNDSFFNFFAPPEVPESGDLDDDAEAILAADFEIGHFLRERIIPRSVLYFTGEAIEDDDDDYDEEGEEADEEGEEEGDEENDPDYDSKKDQNPAECKQQ
- the NAP1L1 gene encoding nucleosome assembly protein 1-like 1 isoform X4; amino-acid sequence: MADIDNLPRVVKRRVNALKNLQVKCAQIEAKFYEEVHDLERKYAVLYQPLFDKRFEIINAIYEPTEEECEWKPDEEDEISEELKEKAKIEDEKKDEEKEDPKGIPEFWLTVFKNVDLLSDMVQEHDEPILKHLKDIKVKFSDAGQPMSFVLEFHFEPNEYFTNEVLTKTYRMRSEPDDSDPFSFDGPEIMGCTGCQIDWKKGKNVTLKTIKKKQKHKGRGTVRTVTKTVSNDSFFNFFAPPEVPESGDLDDDAEAILAADFEIGHFLRERIIPRSVLYFTGEAIEDDDDDYDEEGEEADEEGEEEGDEENDPDYDSKKDQNPAECKQQ
- the NAP1L1 gene encoding nucleosome assembly protein 1-like 1 isoform X3, whose product is MADIDNKEQSELDQDLDDVEEVEEEETGEETKIKARQLTVQMMQNPQILAALQERLDGLVETPTGYIESLPRVVKRRVNALKNLQVKCAQIEAKFYEEVHDLERKYAVLYQPLFDKRFEIINAIYEPTEEECEWKPDEEDEISEELKEKAKIEDEKKDEEKEDPKGIPEFWLTVFKNVDLLSDMVQEHDEPILKHLKDIKVKFSDAGQPMSFVLEFHFEPNEYFTNEVLTKTYRMRSEPDDSDPFSFDGPEIMGCTGCQIDWKKGKNVTLKTIKKKQKHKGRGTVRTVTKTVSNDSFFNFFAPPEVPESGDLDDDAEAILAADFEIGHFLRERIIPRSVLYFTGEAIEDDDDDYDEEGEEADEGYQLFEEVKSCSKLFQRWLQ